A window of the Sporichthyaceae bacterium genome harbors these coding sequences:
- a CDS encoding alpha-hydroxy acid oxidase, with protein MDCDALEASAREQLTQLAYDYYAGGADDEITLAENVAAWRRIRLRPRVLRDVSAIDTATTVLGTAVTAPVLVAPTAYQRLAHDEGERATARGTAAAGTLLIVSTLATTRLEDVATAAPDGVRWMQMYLQRDRSVSAELVARAVAADYRALVLTVDLPVAGLRRRDERNGFTLPPGLSLANLGITHPDMPMGGSALAAHVRQDFTAAITFDDIGWLAEISGLPVVVKGVLRGDDAAAAVAAGAAAVVVSNHGGRQLDGAIATAEALPEVLDAVGDRAEVYVDGGIRGGTDVLKALAAGARAVLLGRPVIWGLATGGAPGVQAVLDGFVDELARAMALCGAADIAALTADLLAPTDLKRF; from the coding sequence GTGGACTGCGACGCACTCGAGGCAAGCGCCCGAGAACAGCTGACCCAACTCGCCTACGACTACTACGCGGGCGGGGCCGACGACGAGATCACGCTGGCCGAGAACGTCGCGGCCTGGCGGCGTATCCGGTTACGGCCGCGGGTGTTGCGCGACGTCAGCGCGATCGACACGGCGACCACCGTGCTGGGCACGGCGGTGACGGCTCCGGTCCTGGTCGCCCCGACCGCCTACCAGCGACTGGCGCACGACGAGGGTGAGCGGGCGACCGCTCGCGGCACTGCAGCCGCCGGCACCCTGCTGATCGTCTCGACCTTGGCCACGACCCGACTGGAGGACGTCGCGACCGCCGCCCCCGACGGGGTGCGGTGGATGCAGATGTACCTCCAGCGCGATCGGAGCGTCAGCGCCGAACTGGTCGCTCGAGCGGTCGCGGCCGACTACCGGGCGCTGGTGCTCACCGTCGACCTGCCGGTGGCCGGGCTGCGGCGGCGCGACGAACGCAACGGCTTCACGTTGCCGCCGGGCCTGAGCCTGGCCAACCTCGGGATCACCCACCCGGACATGCCGATGGGCGGGTCGGCATTGGCCGCCCACGTCCGCCAGGACTTCACCGCCGCGATCACCTTCGACGACATCGGTTGGCTGGCCGAGATCTCCGGCCTGCCGGTGGTGGTGAAGGGCGTGCTGCGGGGCGACGACGCCGCGGCCGCCGTCGCTGCCGGCGCGGCCGCGGTCGTCGTCTCCAACCACGGCGGGCGGCAGTTGGACGGGGCGATCGCCACCGCCGAGGCGCTGCCGGAGGTGCTCGACGCGGTCGGCGACCGCGCCGAGGTCTACGTCGACGGCGGGATCCGCGGCGGCACCGACGTGCTCAAGGCGCTCGCGGCCGGTGCGCGTGCAGTCCTGCTCGGGCGGCCGGTGATCTGGGGCCTGGCCACCGGCGGGGCCCCCGGGGTGCAGGCGGTGCTGGACGGCTTCGTCGACGAACTGGCCCGGGCGATGGCGTTGTGCGGGGCTGCCGACATCGCCGCGCTGACTGCCGACCTGCTGGCGCCTACGGACCTCAAGCGTTTCTGA
- a CDS encoding alpha/beta hydrolase, translated as MRTHRSIRMTGLAALVIAAATPALVERAEAAPTGVTSLPIAFRVHNTNTSDVDCVSDDKAYDVVGHIAGPAALIRGGRIPAATLYLHGDAVDESMWRYSKVPGYDYAADLAGRGLVSVTIARLGYPGSGKPDGNDLCFGSEADVAHQIITELRSGAYQAGGGGNAPRIDKLALAGHSAAGFIAQAEAYSYNDIAALVVVASGEFVTPRVPAAVGEQQVRCSGSGDGYAFIEGTDAEAAADFFHDADPAIVADVSAHRPEDACGDLANAPAGIQADLQKLREVKVPVLVITGANDAFFAQPEQQAKLFSGSPDATGVTLPDTGHAITLGHTAGAFRDKMAAWLQAHGLGSA; from the coding sequence ATGAGAACGCACCGCAGCATCCGCATGACTGGCCTGGCCGCACTGGTGATCGCCGCGGCGACACCGGCGTTAGTCGAGCGGGCAGAGGCCGCCCCGACCGGCGTCACGTCGCTGCCGATCGCCTTCCGCGTCCACAACACCAACACCTCTGACGTCGACTGCGTCTCCGACGACAAGGCCTACGACGTGGTCGGGCACATCGCCGGACCCGCGGCGCTCATCCGGGGCGGACGGATCCCCGCCGCGACCCTGTACCTGCACGGCGACGCGGTCGACGAGAGCATGTGGCGCTACTCGAAGGTCCCCGGCTACGACTACGCCGCCGACCTCGCCGGACGCGGCCTGGTCTCGGTGACGATCGCCCGCCTCGGGTACCCGGGCAGCGGCAAGCCGGACGGCAACGACCTGTGCTTCGGCAGCGAGGCCGACGTGGCCCACCAGATCATCACCGAACTGCGCAGCGGTGCCTACCAAGCAGGCGGAGGCGGGAACGCACCACGCATCGACAAGCTCGCCCTGGCCGGACACTCGGCCGCAGGCTTCATCGCGCAGGCCGAGGCGTACTCGTACAACGACATCGCGGCGCTGGTCGTGGTGGCATCGGGTGAGTTCGTCACCCCGCGCGTGCCGGCGGCGGTCGGGGAACAGCAGGTGCGGTGCTCCGGTTCCGGCGACGGGTACGCGTTCATCGAGGGCACCGACGCCGAGGCCGCGGCAGATTTCTTCCACGACGCCGACCCGGCGATCGTCGCCGACGTCTCCGCGCACCGCCCGGAGGACGCGTGTGGCGACCTCGCCAACGCTCCGGCGGGGATCCAGGCCGACCTCCAGAAACTGCGCGAGGTCAAGGTGCCGGTCCTGGTGATCACCGGTGCGAACGACGCGTTCTTCGCCCAGCCCGAGCAGCAGGCGAAGCTGTTCAGCGGCAGTCCGGACGCCACCGGCGTCACGCTGCCCGACACCGGCCACGCAATCACGCTGGGACACACCGCCGGTGCCTTCCGCGACAAGATGGCGGCCTGGCTGCAGGCACACGGCCTGGGCAGCGCGTGA
- a CDS encoding class I SAM-dependent methyltransferase has translation MQGADWDARYAAEPTLWGAEPNRFVRERVAGSEPGRAVDLACGNGRNALWLARRGWQVAGVDISGVALEQATKRSAELGSPVVWEQADARSWAPPQPVDLILVAYLHLPVTELIAVLSAAGEHLTPTGRLLYIGHSRTNLTHGFGGPSDPGVLAEIADLAAAAAGLAVRELAHLFRPTEQGDAIDIVLDATPWPPPSAAEVVEKHPGGARVARR, from the coding sequence GTGCAGGGGGCCGATTGGGACGCGCGGTACGCGGCAGAACCGACGTTATGGGGCGCGGAGCCGAACCGCTTCGTCCGGGAACGGGTGGCCGGCTCGGAGCCGGGCCGCGCGGTCGACCTGGCCTGCGGGAACGGACGCAACGCGCTATGGCTGGCCCGGCGCGGCTGGCAGGTCGCCGGGGTCGACATCTCCGGTGTCGCGCTGGAACAGGCCACGAAACGGTCGGCCGAACTCGGATCGCCGGTCGTTTGGGAGCAGGCTGACGCGCGGTCTTGGGCCCCGCCCCAGCCGGTCGACCTGATTCTGGTCGCCTACCTGCACCTGCCGGTGACGGAGCTGATCGCGGTGCTGTCCGCCGCCGGTGAGCATCTGACCCCGACCGGACGACTGCTCTACATCGGGCACTCCCGCACCAACCTCACCCACGGCTTCGGCGGCCCGTCCGACCCGGGCGTGCTGGCCGAGATCGCCGACCTGGCCGCGGCGGCGGCCGGGCTCGCGGTCCGGGAGTTGGCGCACCTGTTCCGCCCGACCGAGCAGGGCGACGCGATCGACATCGTGCTGGACGCCACGCCCTGGCCGCCGCCGAGTGCTGCCGAGGTCGTCGAGAAACATCCGGGTGGGGCTCGGGTGGCACGTCGATGA
- a CDS encoding ABC transporter substrate-binding protein: protein MNLIRERRKLVATIPLATGVVLLTAACGTTRTVTVAQPAPAPQQAAPAQPTSQDTTAKLIEAVAAYLDSQATPKKDPSLDNVNKKALHDILAQAHAEQAKAKAPAPLSTGVKAAAVAPAETNTQQQDNQSRYDKMNGATDTGVTKDGIKLGSINMHGMALGNVVTEPVVRGTMATIQAVNDRGGVLGRRLSLVDCDDGPGEVSRAKSCLKKLVTQDGIFSMISGIDWATASMHDDLHQYGLPYVGSWAYSQTEWQDPYMFPTHMSMIHEAMAGAYWVRDVIKPKTYGLLCLTSPEMQLACSQVQHILDASGAKMVKKVDVAISETSLSAQVLAFRAANPEHIIHYTINPATLVKFMVEAAQQDYYPPKGVSGNHMAAEALGSFIGKWPVNRYWTNTTYRLWGPEFMAVMERYSKSNIGFTHHIVQAAYVGVNMFAEAAREVGPNLTRQRLMAALGNGQVWKTDSAMDQQFSYTPAERGGSFDDQTWSHDGAQGREFMYKYTDPNTTSKPDGSPSGWDLADQGVIRTDK from the coding sequence TGACGGCAGCCTGCGGCACAACCCGGACAGTCACAGTCGCCCAGCCGGCGCCGGCGCCGCAGCAGGCCGCGCCGGCGCAGCCGACTTCGCAGGACACCACGGCCAAGCTGATCGAGGCCGTCGCCGCGTACCTGGACTCGCAGGCCACGCCGAAGAAGGACCCCTCGCTCGACAACGTGAACAAGAAGGCCCTGCACGACATCCTGGCCCAAGCCCACGCCGAGCAGGCCAAGGCCAAGGCCCCGGCTCCTCTGTCCACCGGAGTGAAGGCCGCCGCGGTGGCCCCGGCCGAGACCAACACACAGCAGCAGGACAACCAGAGCCGCTACGACAAGATGAACGGCGCCACGGACACCGGCGTCACCAAGGACGGCATCAAGCTCGGTTCGATCAACATGCACGGCATGGCGCTGGGCAACGTGGTCACCGAACCGGTCGTCCGCGGCACGATGGCCACGATCCAGGCGGTCAACGACCGCGGGGGGGTGCTCGGCCGTCGGCTGTCACTGGTCGACTGCGACGACGGCCCGGGTGAGGTGTCCCGGGCCAAGTCGTGCCTGAAGAAGCTGGTCACACAGGACGGCATCTTCTCGATGATCAGCGGCATCGACTGGGCGACCGCGTCGATGCACGACGACCTGCACCAGTACGGACTGCCCTACGTCGGGTCCTGGGCCTACTCACAGACCGAGTGGCAGGACCCGTACATGTTCCCCACGCACATGTCGATGATCCACGAGGCCATGGCCGGCGCGTACTGGGTGCGTGACGTCATCAAACCAAAGACCTACGGCCTGCTGTGCCTGACCAGCCCGGAGATGCAGTTGGCCTGCTCGCAGGTCCAGCACATCCTCGACGCCTCCGGCGCCAAGATGGTCAAGAAGGTCGACGTGGCGATCTCGGAGACCTCGCTGTCCGCTCAGGTGCTGGCCTTCCGGGCCGCGAACCCGGAGCACATCATCCACTACACGATCAACCCGGCGACCCTCGTCAAGTTCATGGTCGAGGCCGCCCAGCAGGATTACTATCCGCCGAAGGGCGTCTCCGGCAACCACATGGCGGCCGAGGCGCTCGGCTCGTTCATCGGCAAGTGGCCGGTGAACCGCTACTGGACCAACACGACCTACCGGTTGTGGGGTCCGGAGTTCATGGCGGTCATGGAGCGGTACTCCAAGTCCAACATCGGCTTCACGCACCACATCGTCCAGGCCGCTTATGTCGGCGTGAACATGTTCGCCGAGGCTGCCCGCGAGGTCGGCCCGAACCTGACCCGGCAGCGGTTGATGGCGGCGCTGGGCAACGGGCAGGTCTGGAAGACCGACTCGGCGATGGACCAGCAGTTCAGCTACACCCCCGCCGAGCGCGGCGGCTCCTTCGACGACCAGACGTGGAGCCACGACGGGGCGCAGGGCCGGGAATTCATGTACAAGTACACCGACCCGAACACCACCTCCAAGCCGGACGGTTCGCCGTCGGGCTGGGATCTGGCCGACCAGGGTGTGATCCGCACAGACAAGTGA
- a CDS encoding AlkA N-terminal domain-containing protein gives MHQQREACLRAVAAKDPRFDGWFFVGVRTTGIYCRPSCPANPKAGNLTFHPSAAAAQAAGYRACKRCRPDASPGSPEWDTRADVVARAMRLIGDGVLDREGAPGLAARLGYSLRQVQRLMQDELGAGPLAIARAHRAQTARLLIETTDLTMTEVAAAAGFGSIRAFNTAVTEVFATSPTTLRAAARRTGAGSPDGVLDVRLAYRGPMFPDNLFGHLIATGVPGVEEWRDGCYRRTLDLPHGPGIVSLRPPPTSLASGFVAARLRLTDLRDLPVAIARCRRMLDLDADPTAVDEVLGADPALATEVARAPGRRVPRTVDGAEFAVRAVLGQQVSTAAARTHAARLVLAHGTPVDDPDGGLTHLFPSVESLSAIRPETLAMPASRRTTLLGLLAALRSGALDVGPGADQAAARAGLAELPGIGPWTTEVIAMRALGDPDAFPATDLGVRQAADALGLPRPQAAFVHRSRAWAPWRSYAVQYLWASGTHRQLRRAEREVSLALELARGRRVPRDPEPIEAC, from the coding sequence ATGCACCAGCAAAGGGAGGCCTGCCTGCGGGCGGTTGCCGCGAAGGATCCGCGCTTCGACGGCTGGTTCTTCGTCGGGGTCCGGACCACCGGCATCTACTGTCGGCCGTCGTGCCCGGCGAACCCGAAGGCCGGCAACCTGACCTTCCACCCGAGCGCCGCCGCCGCGCAGGCGGCGGGCTACCGGGCCTGCAAGCGGTGCCGGCCGGACGCCAGCCCGGGCTCGCCGGAGTGGGACACCCGGGCCGACGTGGTGGCCCGGGCGATGCGGTTGATCGGCGACGGCGTGCTCGACCGCGAGGGCGCGCCGGGCCTGGCCGCCCGACTCGGGTACAGCCTGCGGCAGGTGCAGCGGCTCATGCAGGACGAGTTGGGGGCCGGGCCGTTGGCGATCGCCCGGGCGCACCGGGCGCAGACGGCGCGACTGCTGATCGAGACCACCGACCTGACCATGACCGAGGTGGCCGCGGCTGCCGGGTTCGGCAGCATCCGGGCGTTCAACACCGCCGTGACCGAGGTTTTCGCGACCTCGCCGACGACCTTGCGGGCCGCGGCCCGGCGTACCGGTGCGGGCTCCCCGGACGGCGTGCTCGACGTTCGGTTGGCCTACCGCGGCCCGATGTTCCCGGACAACCTGTTCGGACACCTGATCGCCACCGGTGTACCCGGGGTCGAGGAGTGGCGCGACGGTTGCTACCGGCGCACCCTCGACCTTCCGCACGGACCGGGGATCGTGTCGCTGCGACCGCCGCCGACCTCGCTCGCGAGCGGTTTCGTCGCCGCGCGACTGCGGCTGACCGACCTGCGGGACCTGCCGGTGGCCATTGCGCGGTGTCGGCGGATGCTTGACCTCGACGCCGACCCGACCGCGGTCGACGAGGTGCTCGGCGCCGACCCGGCCCTGGCCACCGAAGTGGCGCGAGCGCCGGGCCGGCGAGTGCCACGCACCGTCGACGGCGCGGAGTTCGCGGTCCGTGCGGTGCTCGGCCAGCAGGTTTCGACCGCCGCGGCGCGAACCCACGCGGCCCGTCTGGTGCTGGCGCACGGCACCCCGGTGGACGACCCGGACGGCGGGCTGACGCACCTGTTCCCGAGCGTCGAGTCGTTGTCCGCCATCCGCCCGGAGACCTTGGCGATGCCCGCGAGCCGGCGGACCACCCTGCTGGGCCTGCTGGCGGCCCTGCGGTCGGGGGCGCTCGACGTCGGCCCCGGCGCGGATCAGGCGGCGGCCCGGGCCGGGTTGGCCGAACTGCCCGGTATCGGGCCGTGGACCACCGAGGTGATCGCGATGCGGGCGCTGGGCGACCCCGACGCGTTCCCGGCGACCGACCTCGGGGTGCGACAGGCGGCGGACGCACTGGGGCTGCCCCGTCCACAGGCCGCCTTTGTCCACAGATCGCGCGCGTGGGCCCCGTGGCGGTCCTACGCCGTGCAGTATCTGTGGGCGAGCGGCACGCACAGGCAATTGAGGCGAGCGGAGCGCGAGGTGAGTCTTGCACTGGAGTTGGCTCGCGGGCGCCGGGTTCCTCGCGATCCCGAGCCGATTGAAGCCTGTTGA
- a CDS encoding ABC transporter substrate-binding protein, producing the protein MKPFSDRRKLVVAIPLTAGVVLLAAACGPTRTVIVAHPEQPTAPPAPAGPSADNTAKLVAAVAAYLDSHAAPGKDPALETASQKSLHAALAAARAEVAAAKTQPAATQAAPASTGVKAQVALKPEAASQQQDNQSRYDKMNGATDTGVTKNEIKLGSINMHGMALANVVTEPVYRGALATIASIDDRGGVLGRRLSLVDCDDGAGEVSRAKSCLKKLVGQDGIFSLITAQDWATASMHDDLHLYGLPYVGSWAYSQTEWQDPFMFPTHMSMIHEAMAGANWVRNVVHPKTYGLLCLTSPEMQLACSQVQHILDASGAKMVKKVDVAISETSMAAYVLAFRAANPDHIIHYVINPATVIKFMIEAAQQGYYPPKGVSGNHLAGEAVGSFIGNWPVGRYWVNTTYRLWGADFMAVMERYSKTNVGFTHHIVQAAYVGVNMFAEAAREVGPNLTRSRLMAALGNGQVWNTDSDMDQKFSYSPVERGGSYDSQTWSADDAQGREFMYKYTSTNTTSKPDGSPNGWELADQGVIHTDK; encoded by the coding sequence ATGAAACCGTTTTCTGACCGCCGCAAGTTGGTCGTGGCCATCCCGCTGACAGCGGGGGTCGTCCTGCTGGCCGCGGCCTGCGGTCCCACCCGGACCGTCATCGTGGCGCATCCGGAGCAGCCCACTGCGCCACCCGCGCCCGCGGGACCGAGCGCCGACAACACCGCCAAGCTCGTCGCCGCCGTCGCTGCCTACCTCGACTCGCACGCGGCACCGGGCAAGGACCCGGCCTTGGAGACAGCGAGCCAGAAGTCCCTGCACGCGGCACTCGCTGCGGCCCGGGCAGAGGTCGCCGCGGCCAAGACGCAACCGGCGGCGACGCAGGCCGCGCCGGCGTCGACCGGCGTCAAGGCGCAGGTCGCGCTCAAGCCGGAGGCCGCCTCCCAGCAGCAGGACAACCAGAGCCGCTACGACAAGATGAACGGCGCCACGGACACCGGGGTCACCAAGAACGAGATCAAGCTCGGTTCGATCAACATGCACGGCATGGCGCTGGCCAACGTGGTCACCGAACCGGTGTACCGCGGGGCATTGGCCACGATCGCCTCGATCGACGACCGCGGGGGCGTGCTCGGCCGTCGGCTGTCACTGGTCGACTGCGACGACGGCGCCGGTGAGGTGTCGCGCGCGAAGTCGTGCCTGAAGAAGTTGGTCGGCCAGGACGGGATCTTCTCGCTGATCACGGCCCAGGACTGGGCCACCGCGTCGATGCACGACGACCTGCACCTGTACGGGTTGCCCTACGTCGGGTCCTGGGCCTACTCCCAGACCGAGTGGCAGGACCCGTTCATGTTCCCGACGCACATGTCGATGATCCACGAGGCCATGGCCGGCGCGAACTGGGTGCGCAACGTCGTCCACCCGAAGACCTACGGTCTGCTCTGCCTGACCAGCCCGGAGATGCAGTTGGCCTGCTCGCAGGTCCAGCACATCCTCGACGCCTCCGGCGCCAAGATGGTCAAGAAGGTCGACGTGGCGATCTCCGAGACCTCGATGGCCGCCTACGTGCTGGCCTTCCGGGCGGCCAACCCGGACCACATCATCCATTACGTGATCAACCCGGCGACCGTGATCAAGTTCATGATCGAGGCCGCCCAGCAGGGCTACTACCCACCCAAGGGCGTCTCCGGCAACCACTTGGCCGGCGAGGCCGTCGGTTCGTTCATCGGGAATTGGCCCGTCGGCCGCTATTGGGTGAACACCACCTACCGGCTCTGGGGCGCGGACTTCATGGCGGTCATGGAGCGGTACTCGAAGACCAACGTCGGGTTCACCCACCACATCGTCCAGGCGGCTTATGTCGGGGTGAACATGTTCGCCGAGGCTGCCCGCGAGGTCGGCCCGAACCTCACTCGGTCGCGGTTGATGGCCGCGCTGGGCAACGGTCAGGTCTGGAACACCGACTCGGACATGGACCAGAAGTTCAGCTACTCCCCCGTCGAACGTGGCGGGTCCTACGACAGCCAGACCTGGAGCGCCGACGACGCCCAGGGCCGGGAGTTCATGTACAAGTACACGAGCACGAACACCACCTCGAAGCCGGACGGGTCCCCGAACGGTTGGGAGCTCGCGGATCAGGGCGTCATCCACACGGACAAGTGA
- a CDS encoding SDR family oxidoreductase encodes MSRGTLVVTGGGRGIGAATALLAAADDWDLCLAFRRDVAAAEAVAAQCADFGAEVTLAKVDVAMETDVLELFEQAAELGPVRGLVNNAGVVSPLRPVAELESDELEEVFGVNVFGTILCAREAVRLMLSDGAGGAIVNVSSRAAVLGGAGRYVDYAASKAAVDAFTVGLSQEVAASGIRVNCVRPGIIDTGIHPDGPDAAAQRVESIPLRRLGSPDEVAAAIVWLLSPAASYITGAVLDVGGGR; translated from the coding sequence ATGAGTCGGGGCACGTTGGTGGTCACCGGCGGAGGCCGGGGGATCGGCGCGGCCACCGCGCTGCTGGCTGCCGCCGACGACTGGGACCTGTGTCTGGCATTTCGACGCGATGTCGCGGCGGCCGAGGCGGTCGCCGCGCAGTGCGCGGACTTCGGCGCGGAAGTGACGCTGGCGAAGGTCGACGTGGCGATGGAGACCGACGTGCTCGAGTTGTTCGAGCAGGCGGCCGAACTCGGCCCGGTGCGCGGTTTGGTCAACAACGCCGGGGTCGTCTCGCCGCTGCGACCGGTGGCCGAGTTGGAGTCCGACGAACTCGAGGAGGTCTTCGGCGTCAACGTGTTCGGCACGATCCTGTGCGCCCGCGAGGCGGTGCGGCTCATGCTCTCCGACGGCGCCGGGGGAGCGATCGTGAACGTGTCGTCGCGCGCGGCCGTGCTCGGGGGCGCGGGGCGGTACGTCGACTACGCGGCCTCCAAGGCCGCGGTCGACGCATTCACCGTCGGGCTGTCGCAGGAAGTCGCGGCGTCCGGCATCCGGGTGAACTGTGTCCGCCCCGGAATCATCGACACCGGCATCCACCCCGACGGTCCGGACGCAGCAGCGCAGCGGGTCGAGTCGATCCCACTGCGCCGCCTGGGCAGCCCGGATGAGGTAGCTGCCGCAATCGTCTGGTTGCTGTCGCCGGCCGCTTCGTACATCACCGGTGCGGTGCTGGATGTGGGCGGCGGGCGTTGA
- a CDS encoding methylated-DNA--[protein]-cysteine S-methyltransferase, producing MDTIRRHVVVESPIGPLTLVADGAALSCIYMTDHRHMPDPGRFGPEVDPPVDDVLSRAADQLAEYFAGERQEFDVPLDEAAGTEFQRKVWAELREIPYGETISYAELAQRIGQPTAFRAVGLANGRNPISIIVPCHRVVGSGGSLTGYGGGTDRKQLLLDLEAKTAGTEVSLF from the coding sequence GTGGACACCATCCGCCGACACGTCGTCGTCGAGTCACCGATCGGGCCTCTCACCTTGGTCGCCGACGGTGCGGCGCTGAGCTGTATCTACATGACCGACCATCGCCACATGCCGGATCCGGGGCGGTTCGGGCCCGAGGTCGACCCGCCGGTCGACGACGTGCTGTCCCGCGCCGCGGATCAGTTGGCGGAGTACTTCGCCGGGGAGCGGCAGGAGTTCGACGTCCCGCTGGACGAGGCGGCCGGCACCGAGTTCCAACGGAAGGTTTGGGCGGAACTGCGCGAGATCCCTTACGGGGAGACGATTTCCTACGCCGAACTGGCCCAGCGGATCGGGCAGCCGACGGCGTTCCGGGCGGTCGGCCTGGCCAACGGCCGCAATCCGATCTCGATCATCGTGCCGTGCCACCGGGTGGTCGGCTCCGGCGGCAGCCTGACCGGATACGGCGGCGGGACCGACCGCAAGCAACTCCTGCTGGACCTCGAGGCTAAGACTGCCGGGACGGAGGTCAGCCTGTTCTGA
- a CDS encoding SDR family oxidoreductase, translating into MTGQLADRVAVITGAGRGIGRAIAEAFDAEGAIVVVSDIDEGAAKEVAATLSRAEAVACDVRDEAAVQALIRGTVERHGRVDVSVANAGIAIVKPLAETSLAEWRAVTSVNLDGVFLTVRESALAMAAAGGGSIVVLGSITALRGSPLIGSYAATKAAVVNLTKTAATEFRAHGVRVNALLPTFIGTDLVNENIPTFSAALGGDFIPLIEQKQVRMGEVGDITPLAVYLASDSSKFTTGSDFVVDNGWTASLL; encoded by the coding sequence GTGACCGGACAGCTTGCCGACCGCGTTGCCGTGATCACCGGAGCAGGCCGCGGAATCGGCCGCGCGATCGCCGAGGCGTTCGACGCCGAGGGCGCGATCGTGGTGGTCTCCGACATCGACGAAGGCGCGGCCAAGGAGGTCGCCGCCACGTTGAGCCGGGCCGAGGCAGTCGCCTGCGACGTGCGCGACGAGGCCGCGGTGCAGGCGCTCATCCGCGGCACGGTGGAGCGGCACGGCCGCGTGGACGTCAGTGTGGCCAACGCCGGCATTGCGATCGTGAAGCCGCTGGCGGAGACCTCGCTCGCGGAGTGGCGGGCGGTGACCTCGGTCAACCTCGACGGGGTGTTCCTGACCGTGCGGGAATCCGCGCTGGCGATGGCCGCCGCCGGCGGCGGCTCGATCGTGGTCCTCGGCTCGATCACCGCGCTGCGCGGCTCCCCACTGATCGGCTCCTACGCCGCGACCAAGGCCGCCGTGGTGAACCTGACCAAGACCGCGGCCACCGAGTTCCGGGCCCACGGCGTTCGGGTCAACGCGTTGCTGCCGACGTTTATCGGCACCGACCTGGTCAACGAGAACATCCCGACGTTCAGCGCCGCGCTGGGCGGCGACTTCATTCCGCTGATCGAGCAGAAGCAGGTCCGGATGGGCGAGGTCGGCGACATCACGCCGTTGGCCGTCTACCTGGCCAGTGACTCCTCGAAGTTCACCACCGGTTCGGACTTCGTCGTCGACAACGGGTGGACCGCTTCGCTGCTCTAG
- a CDS encoding iron dependent repressor, metal binding and dimerization domain protein, whose amino-acid sequence MKGLIDAQEMYLRTILEIEEEGARPLRARLAERLGQAGPTVAGTVARMERAGLVRIEDDRHLELTRKGRSLAVRVMRKHRLPECLLVHVIGMDPGEVHEEACRWEHVISETVERRLLEILGHPTHSPYGNPIPGLDELGDGPTVPAEALIQPLHQVTGAEVEVLVHRIDEPLQADHDLMRDLWRARIRPGEIVACRPDSGRVLVGRSGETIELGAELAAHIHVEVMAER is encoded by the coding sequence GTGAAGGGCCTGATCGACGCCCAGGAGATGTACCTGCGCACGATCCTCGAGATCGAGGAGGAGGGGGCCCGACCGCTCCGGGCGCGCCTGGCGGAGCGGCTCGGCCAAGCCGGACCGACCGTCGCCGGAACGGTCGCGCGGATGGAACGCGCCGGCCTGGTCCGGATCGAGGACGACCGCCACCTCGAGCTGACCCGCAAGGGCCGCTCCCTCGCGGTCCGGGTGATGCGCAAGCACCGGCTGCCCGAATGCCTGCTGGTTCACGTGATCGGGATGGACCCCGGGGAGGTGCACGAGGAGGCCTGCCGATGGGAGCACGTGATCTCCGAGACCGTCGAACGCCGGCTGCTCGAGATTCTCGGCCACCCCACCCACTCCCCCTACGGCAACCCGATCCCCGGTCTCGACGAGCTCGGCGACGGCCCGACCGTGCCCGCGGAAGCCCTGATCCAGCCCCTGCACCAGGTGACCGGAGCGGAGGTCGAGGTTCTCGTGCACCGCATCGACGAACCGCTGCAGGCCGACCACGACCTCATGCGCGACCTGTGGCGAGCCCGCATCCGGCCGGGCGAGATCGTCGCCTGCCGGCCCGACTCCGGCCGGGTCCTGGTCGGGCGATCCGGCGAGACGATCGAACTGGGGGCCGAGCTGGCCGCCCACATCCACGTAGAGGTCATGGCCGAACGCTGA